The DNA window AGAGCCGGACGGCCGACTTTGAACTCGCGACGCGATTGTCCCTGTTCCTGTGGTGCAGCACGCCGGACGAGGAACTACTGGACCTGGCGGCCGACGGACGACTGGCCGACCGCGAAGTGCTGGCCAGCCAGGTGCGGCGGATGCTGGCCGACCCCAAGGCCGAACGATTCTCCCGACACTTTGTCCGACAATGGCTGGGCATGCAGCTGCTGGACTATTTGAACGTCGACCGGAAAGCGTACCCGCAGTTTGACCCGGCCTTGAAAGAGGCCATGCAGCAGGAGCCGGTCGCCTTCTTCCAGGAGATGCTGCAGCAGAATCACAGCGTGCTGGATTTTCTCCATGCGGATTACGCCCTGGTCAACGAACGGCTGGCAAAGCACTATGGGCTGTCCGATGTTGAAGGGAACCACTTTCGTCGCGTCAAGCTGGATCTGCAGCCGGAACGCGGCGGGCTGCTGACCCAGGCGGGCCTGCTCGCCATGAACTCCGACGGCAAGGATTCGCATCCGCTGAAACGCGGCATCTGGATGCTCAAGAGCCTGCTCAACGATCCGCCGCCCCCGCCGCCGCCGGCCGTGCCGGAGATCGACCTGGCCGACCCGGAGATTGCAAAGCTCACGCTGAAAGAGCGGATCGAAGACCACCGGAACCATACGGCCTGCATGTCGTGCCACGCCAAGATTGACCCGTGGGGGATCGCCTTTGAGAACTTCGACGCCGTCGGAGCCTGGCGAACGCAGGTCCAGGGAAAACCGGTCGACGCTTCCAGCCTGCTGTTCAACCGGGAAAAACTGGACGGCGTGGACGGACTCAAACGCTACCTGCTGGAACACCGCCAGGACCAGTTCGCCCGCGCCCTGGTGCATAAAATGACGACGTTCGCCCTGGGACGTCCCCTGACGTTCGCCGACCGCGCCCCCATCGACCAGATCACGGCCGAGCTCCGCCGCCAGGACGACGGACTGGCCACGCTGGTGCAATTGATCGTCGCCAGCGATCTGTTTTCGCCGCAGTAACTTCCTTCGCCATCCACGCCGCACGAACTCGCCGTCATCCCTCTGCAAAGGCAAGCCTTATGAATACGCCCCTCGCATCCGTTGATCGTCGACACTTCCTGCGCGGCGCCGGCGTCGCCCTGGCGTTGCCGCTGCTGGAATCGTTTGCACGCGCCGCCTCCGAACAACCGGCCGCGCCCCGGCGGTTCGCCTGTTTCTACATGCCCGACGGCGTGCCGATGCCGCTGGCGGAAGATCCGGCCCACCGCGACTGGTCCTGGTTCCCGCATGGCAGCGGGAAGGATTTCACCTTTTCCAAATGCCTGGATCCGCTGGAGCCGCTGCGGAGCGATCTGACCGTATTGTCGGGCTTCTCGCATCCGTCGGCCCGGTCGATCCACGGCCATTCCAACGCCGACCAGTTCCTGACCGGCGCCGCCACGGGCCCTGCCGGCGACTACCGGAACAGCATTTCGCTCGACCAGGAATTTGCCGCCCACGTGGGCGACCAGACGCGGTTCTCTTCGCTCGTCATGTCAACCGACGGCGGCGCCGGCACGCCCCGCGGCGCGCATACGTTGTCGTTCAATCGCAGCGGCCGGGCCATTCCCGCCGAGCACAGGCCGAAGCGGATCTTCGACATGCTGTTCGTTAAAAGCGATGACCAGGCGGCCCGTCGCCTGGCGCGGAGCGAGAGTTCCCTGGACGCCCTGCGGGAAGACGCCCGCTCCTTGCGAAAAACGCTGTCGGCCAACGACCAGAAGACGCTTGACGAGTACCTGGAATCGGTCCGCGACACGGAGATCAAGGTCGCCAAAGCGAAGCGCTGGATCAACATCCCGCTGCCCCAGGTCGACGTCGATCACCTGCAGCTCGACATCACCCCCGAAGATCCGCGGGTCTATCTGCAGACCATGTTCGAGCTGATCTATCTGGCCTTCAAAACCGATTCCACCCGCGTCGCCACCTACCAGATTGGCCGGGAGAACGGCATCGGCGTCAGCGATTATCTGGCCCGGGCGGTCGGCTTCAACCTGACACATCAACTGTCGCACAACACCAAGAATCCCGGCGGCTGGAAAAACTTTGGCCTGTACTGCCGCTTCCTTAGCGAAGAATTCGGACGCTTCGCCAGTCGCCTGAAAGCGACGCCCGAGCCCGGCGGGAACGGCCCCATGCTGGACAACACGCTGCTGCTGTTCGGGTCTGCTTCCAGCGCGTTCCACCTGTCCCGCAACTACCCGCTGATTCTGGCCGGCGGCAAAAACATGGGCTTCCAGCACGGGCAATACCTGAACCACTCCGGCGACAACCCCGCCGGCGGCGCCTGGAACGGCGGCCGGGAACCGTGGCAGCAAGAGATCACGCGGGAAGACATCCCGCTGGCGAATCTTTATGTCACGATGCTGCAGCGACTCGGCGTAGCAACCGACCAATTCGCCGACAGCACCGGCCCGCTCGACGGCGTGTAAGGGGGAAGAAGGACTGTGTGTCTGGCAACTCTGTACGCCAGGCGGCCCGACCGGACCAGGTAATGTCAGCCGCAAGCCTTTGCAGCAACTCATTGCCTGCGGCGGCGATGAGCCATCGGTAGATCCTTATATTCTTAAAAACAACAGGGATCAGTAAACGAGTTGACACTCAGGAACCGCCTTCTGAAAGGCCTCGATGGCGGCGGGGGAGATCTGATTGCTGTGATCTAGCTCTAGAAGTTTCAGTTTTTTCAGGGACCCCAAGTGACGTAGTCCTACGCTGGTCATGATAATGCTTCGGACGTTGAGACGCTCTAAGTTTTCGAGACCGGAAATGACCTTGAGAGAAGCGTCGGTGATCTTTTGGTTGTGATAAATATTGAGTCGCTTCAACTGCTGAAGCTTGCTGAGGTGAGCAATTCCCTCATCGGTCAATTGCTCATTGAATCGAATGTCCAGGACCTCCAGATCCGTCAGCTTCCCTAAGTGCTGGAGTGACTCGTCAGAGAGATCAGTCCCTTCCAAATAAAGAACTCGCAACTTTTTTGCGTGGACCAGGGAGGCGATTGACTTTTCCGTCAGTTCGCAACGGTCAAGTACAAATGCTTTGAGGTCCGGCAGGTTGATGAGGATGGCAGCGGCTTCGTCATCCAGGATGCACCAACTGAAACCGACTTCAACGAGGCCGGGCAAGCCTTTGATGGACTGAAGAGCTGTCGGCGAGATCGACTGTTTTTCGTCCGAAAAATAATCCCTTCCACGACTGCTCAGATAAGATCCGTCAGCTTTATACGTTCGGGTAAGTGACAGGCCAAATTCCTTTAGCCGCTTCTGCGCTTC is part of the Lignipirellula cremea genome and encodes:
- a CDS encoding DUF1552 domain-containing protein; amino-acid sequence: MNTPLASVDRRHFLRGAGVALALPLLESFARAASEQPAAPRRFACFYMPDGVPMPLAEDPAHRDWSWFPHGSGKDFTFSKCLDPLEPLRSDLTVLSGFSHPSARSIHGHSNADQFLTGAATGPAGDYRNSISLDQEFAAHVGDQTRFSSLVMSTDGGAGTPRGAHTLSFNRSGRAIPAEHRPKRIFDMLFVKSDDQAARRLARSESSLDALREDARSLRKTLSANDQKTLDEYLESVRDTEIKVAKAKRWINIPLPQVDVDHLQLDITPEDPRVYLQTMFELIYLAFKTDSTRVATYQIGRENGIGVSDYLARAVGFNLTHQLSHNTKNPGGWKNFGLYCRFLSEEFGRFASRLKATPEPGGNGPMLDNTLLLFGSASSAFHLSRNYPLILAGGKNMGFQHGQYLNHSGDNPAGGAWNGGREPWQQEITREDIPLANLYVTMLQRLGVATDQFADSTGPLDGV
- a CDS encoding leucine-rich repeat domain-containing protein, producing the protein MFFVLLNRFRLSITACVTCLAAGLVFPEATIAEQPKAADSAAWEEITERELEAQKRLKEFGLSLTRTYKADGSYLSSRGRDYFSDEKQSISPTALQSIKGLPGLVEVGFSWCILDDEAAAILINLPDLKAFVLDRCELTEKSIASLVHAKKLRVLYLEGTDLSDESLQHLGKLTDLEVLDIRFNEQLTDEGIAHLSKLQQLKRLNIYHNQKITDASLKVISGLENLERLNVRSIIMTSVGLRHLGSLKKLKLLELDHSNQISPAAIEAFQKAVPECQLVY